The DNA segment GCTGATAATCCAGCTTCACCGTAAAACCAAATCGGGCGCTATATTCCTGACAGCTCGCCTCCAGCGCAGGCCGCAGGCCGGGTTCGGTCAACTGTAACCGGAAGGTGGTCAACAGTTCACGTAGCTGTACCCAGGAGGTATTCAGTTCGTTGCGGATCTGGCTGAGCAACTCGCGGCTGCTTTCCGGCAACGTCGCGCCCTGCATTTGCAGACAGCTGACCTGCATCTTCATGCAGGAGAGCGATTGTGCAATAGAATCATGAAGTTCGCGGGCAATGGTGGCACGCTCTTCCATCACAATCAACTGTTGCTGGCGTCCCTGATTTCTGTCCAGCGCCAGCGTAGCGGTCAATTGCTCGACTAGCGTATCAATCATCTGCTGCTGATCGTGACTCAGATGGCGCCCGTGCGGCAGCGTCGCCAGCAGAATGCCGTATTGCGTATGGGCATCGGTAAGTCGCCATTTCAGCGTGGTGCCGCCGTTGATCGCGGGCAGCGCGCCGCGCGGGCAGAGGTGGCACCCTTTGTCATCACAACTGCTGTCGGACTGGCAGGTGAACTCCTGATGATTATCTTCATCTTCCAGGTCATAAACCCGCAGTTCAATATCGTGCAGCAGCGTCAGGTTTTGCAGGCCGTTCAGCACCGGGGAGAGGCGCTCGCACAGCGGCACCTGGGAATGCAGGCGGCGGTTGGCCTGCCACAGGAATGAGAGGATCTGGTTTTTATGCTCCAGCCCGGCTGTCTTTTCCTGCACGCGTTGTTCCAGTACGGCGTAACTTTCGGCCAGCTCTTCTGACATGTTGTTGAGCGCTGAGCCTAACATCGCCATCTCATTGCGCCCGCTGATATGCGCCCGCTGGGTGAAGTCGCGCTGGCTGACGGCTCGCGCCATCGAAAGCAGTTGTTTCCACGGTTGCAGCAGGCGCGCTCGTAGCCAGATGATCGTAAAGACGAACAGCAGCGCCATAAAGATGGCCATTAACCGATGCACCATCACCACGCGCTCAATGCGCAGCTCGGTCGTGTGATCAAAGGCGGTGACTAACCGATCCAGACCGGTGACAAAACGCATAACATCGCCGGCAACGGCGTTTCTGTCCTGCGCGCGTTGCAGCCCTGGCGCCAGTTCCGTATGCCAGTAGTCCTGTAGCGCGCGAAGCTGCTCTTGTTGCCCGTCGCGTTCCGCAGCGCGGGTCAGTTCAGGGCTGAACGCCGTCTGTTTCATCTCATCCAGCAGCTTTTGGTCGTGGGCGCTCAGCGGCACTGCTGCCAGCAGACGATAGCTCTGCATACGCAGCGAACCGGCCTTGTTGATCGCATGGGCGCTGCCTTGTACGCCCTGAACCAGCCAGCCAGAGATAGCCATGCCCGCCACACCGATAGCGGTGGACAGGAGAACAATAAGCGCCAGTTGGTTGACCAGCGTGAGTGGAGAGAGACAACGTTTAAACATGTAGACTTCTTCCTTCAGGCTTCCTGCTCAGGAAACCTTAATGAATGACGATTCTGCCGGGATGCTCACCGAGGGGCGTTTCGACAGTGACGTTATTCTCAGCCATACCCTGGAGTATACCCATACCTATAACGAGTTACCTCTTAATTGCTGGTGGTGGGAGGGGATCGCGAAGCCGGGGGGTAGGGTTATACAGCACCGTGAAAAACCACATCTTTTTTGTCGACAAAGCCTACTCACTAAGGGGCATGATAATTTTTAGCCGCGAATAATGACGGCTTTTCCTTTGATTTATATCAACTTACCCCCGGCTGTAAACCCTAATGTGGCAGACATCGAATCGAGTAACAGAGGTGTCTATGAGTCACTCATCTGCCCCCGAAAGGGCATCTGGAGCTGTAATCACAGAATGGCGGCCGGAAGATCCCGCTTTCTGGGAACAGCGTGGTCATCGTGTTGCCAGCCGCAACCTGTGGATTTCCGTCCCCTGTTTGCTGCTGGCGTTTTGTGTATGGATGTTATTCAGCGCTGTCGCGGTGAATTTACCGAAGGTCGGTTTTAACTTCACCACCGATCAGCTGTTCATGCTGACCGCCTTGCCGTCTGTTTCTGGCGCATTACTGCGTGTGCCATACTCCTTTATGGTTCCTCTGTTTGGCGGCCGCCGCTGGACGGCGTTCAGCACCGGGATTCTGGTCATTCCTTGCGTATGGTTAGGTTTTGCCGTGCAGGATACCTCCACGCCGTTTAGCACCTTTATTCTGATTTCTCTGCTGTGCGGTTTTGCCGGCGCGAACTTTGCCTCCAGCATGGCTAACATCAGCTTCTTCTTTCCAAAACAGAAACAGGGCGGCGCGCTGGGTCTGAACGGCGGTTTAGGCAACATGGGCGTGAGCGTTATGCAACTGGTCGCGCCGCTGGTGGTCTCGTTGTCTGTCTTTGCCGTATTTGGCAGTCACGGTGTGGAACAGCCGGACGGTTCGCAGCTGTATCTGGCGAACGCCGCCTGGATTTGGGTGCCGTTCCTGGCCATTTTCACCCTGGCCGCCTGGTTCGGTATGAATGAGCTGGCGACCTCGAAGGCTTCGCTGAAAGATCAGTTGCCGGTACTTAAACGTGGGCACCTGTGGATGATGAGCCTGCTGTATCTGGCGACGTTCGGTTCATTCATCGGCTTCTCCGCCGGGTTTGCGATGCTGTCTAAAACACAGTTCCCGGAAGTACAGATCCTGCATTATGCCTTCTTCGGCCCGTTAATCGGCGCGCTGGCCCGTTCTGCGGGCGGGGCAATTTCCGACCGTCTGGGCGGAACGCGGGTGACGCTGGTTAACTTTGTGCTGATGGCGATTTTCAGCGCCTTACTGTTCCTGACCTTGCCTTCTAACGGCCAGGGCGGCAGCTTTATCGCCTTCTTCGTTGTCTTCCTGGCGCTGTTCCTGACTGCCGGGCTGGGCAGTGGGTCTACTTTCCAGATGATCTCCGTTATTTTCCGCAAGCTGACGATGGACAGGGTTAAAGCGGAAGGGGGTTCTGAAGAGAAAGCGCTGCGTGAAGCCGCGACCGATACCGCAGCCGCATTGGGCTTTATCTCTGCGATTGGCGCAATCGGCGGTTTCTTTATTCCGAAAGCATTCGGGACATCTCTGGCATTAACCGGCTCACCGGTCGATGCGATGAAAGTGTTCCTGATTTTCTATATCGCCTGCGTAGTCATCACCTGGGCGGTATACGGACGTCATTCTAAAAAATAAAAAAGTAATTGTTTGATTATCCATTGCGCGGCGTTAGACCGCGCTTTTTTTTGTCTGTTTTTAGTTACAACATACTTATTTATAAATAAACAGCGCCGGTTTGTCAGAACAGCGTTCATTTATGCCTTGCAGGGGGCATACCCCTTAATACCCACTTATAAAGAATTTAACATTTACATAATGGATGAATTTGAAAATATTCATATTAATCAGTATGTTGAATGAATAAAAATCATCCTCCTTAAGGGGTATGTCAAAAAACACCCCCGATTTTCATCCCCGTCTGCCTTGATCGTTATCAATTCTGACGCCCTTTCAGAGCGTTACCTTCACAGCCAATCCAGCAATGTCGATTTATCAGAGAGCCGTCAGGCTCCAAACAGGAGAAACCCGATGAGTAAATTCCTGGACCGGTTTCGCTACTTCAAACAGAAGGGCGAAACCTTTGCCGATGGGCACGGCCAGCTTCTCGAAACAAACCGGGACTGGGAGGATGGATACCGCCAACGTTGGCAGCATGACAAAGTCGTGCGTTCAACCCACGGGGTAAACTGTACCGGCTCTTGCAGCTGGAAAATTTATGTGAAAAACGGTCTGGTCACCTGGGAAACCCAGCAGACAGACTACCCGCGCACCCGCCCGGATATGCCGAACCATGAACCTCGCGGCTGCCCACGCGGCGCGAGCTACTCCTGGTATCTCTACAGCGCAAACCGCCTGAAATATCCGCTGATGCGTAAGCGCCTGATGAAAATGTGGCGTGATGCGAAAAAACTGCACAGCGATCCGGTAGAAGCCTGGGCTTCCATCATCGAAGACGCCGATAAAGCAAAAAGCTTCAAACAAGCGCGTGGTCGTGGTGGCTTCGTTCGTTCTTCCTGGCAGGAAGTGAACGAACTGATTGCGGCATCCAACGT comes from the Citrobacter koseri ATCC BAA-895 genome and includes:
- a CDS encoding NarK family nitrate/nitrite MFS transporter, which codes for MSHSSAPERASGAVITEWRPEDPAFWEQRGHRVASRNLWISVPCLLLAFCVWMLFSAVAVNLPKVGFNFTTDQLFMLTALPSVSGALLRVPYSFMVPLFGGRRWTAFSTGILVIPCVWLGFAVQDTSTPFSTFILISLLCGFAGANFASSMANISFFFPKQKQGGALGLNGGLGNMGVSVMQLVAPLVVSLSVFAVFGSHGVEQPDGSQLYLANAAWIWVPFLAIFTLAAWFGMNELATSKASLKDQLPVLKRGHLWMMSLLYLATFGSFIGFSAGFAMLSKTQFPEVQILHYAFFGPLIGALARSAGGAISDRLGGTRVTLVNFVLMAIFSALLFLTLPSNGQGGSFIAFFVVFLALFLTAGLGSGSTFQMISVIFRKLTMDRVKAEGGSEEKALREAATDTAAALGFISAIGAIGGFFIPKAFGTSLALTGSPVDAMKVFLIFYIACVVITWAVYGRHSKK
- the narX gene encoding nitrate/nitrite two-component system sensor histidine kinase NarX, whose amino-acid sequence is MFKRCLSPLTLVNQLALIVLLSTAIGVAGMAISGWLVQGVQGSAHAINKAGSLRMQSYRLLAAVPLSAHDQKLLDEMKQTAFSPELTRAAERDGQQEQLRALQDYWHTELAPGLQRAQDRNAVAGDVMRFVTGLDRLVTAFDHTTELRIERVVMVHRLMAIFMALLFVFTIIWLRARLLQPWKQLLSMARAVSQRDFTQRAHISGRNEMAMLGSALNNMSEELAESYAVLEQRVQEKTAGLEHKNQILSFLWQANRRLHSQVPLCERLSPVLNGLQNLTLLHDIELRVYDLEDEDNHQEFTCQSDSSCDDKGCHLCPRGALPAINGGTTLKWRLTDAHTQYGILLATLPHGRHLSHDQQQMIDTLVEQLTATLALDRNQGRQQQLIVMEERATIARELHDSIAQSLSCMKMQVSCLQMQGATLPESSRELLSQIRNELNTSWVQLRELLTTFRLQLTEPGLRPALEASCQEYSARFGFTVKLDYQLPPRRVPSHQAIHLLQIAREALSNALKHSHADEVAVAVVQNGNQVKLTVKDNGCGVPENAERSNHYGMIIMRDRAQSLRGDCRVRRRETGGTEVAVTFIPETNFTEVQGDTHE